A genome region from Pygocentrus nattereri isolate fPygNat1 chromosome 10, fPygNat1.pri, whole genome shotgun sequence includes the following:
- the dio3a gene encoding iodothyronine deiodinase 3a: protein MNTAEALRSALACLALLPRFVFAAIALWLLDFLCVRKRVLVRTRARDEEEEVEGDEEEKEGRNAEDDDDDPPLCVSDSDRMFSVASLRAVWHGHKLDALKAARVGRAAPNSEVVRLADARRHRVLEYARGARPLMLNFGSCTUPPFMTRLRAFGRLVRRYADVADALLVYIEEAHPSDGWASSDAPYQIPRHRCLEERLRAARLMEREAPPGCPVVADGMENAANAAYGAYFDRLYIVQDGKVVYQGGRGPEGYRISELRDWLDEYRRRLREKTDAVVHM, encoded by the coding sequence ATGAACACGGCGGAGGCGCTGCGGAGCGCGCTCGCTTGTCTCGCGTTGCTGCCGCGCTTCGTGTTCGCGGCGATCGCGCTGTGGCTCCTCGACTTTCTGTGCGTGCGGAAGCGCGTGCTGGTGCGAACGAGGGCGCGGGACGAAGAGGAGGAGGTCGAGGGCgatgaagaagaaaaggaggGTAGGAACGCGGAGGACGACGACGACGACCCGCCGCTCTGCGTGTCCGACTCGGACCGTATGTTCAGTGTGGCGTCGCTGCGCGCTGTGTGGCACGGTCACAAGCTGGACGCGCTGAAGGCGGCGCGCGTGGGCCGCGCGGCGCCCAACAGCGAGGTGGTGCGCCTGGCGGACGCGCGCCGCCACCGCGTATTGGAGTACGCGCGCGGCGCGCGGCCGCTCATGCTCAACTTCGGTAGCTGCACCTGACCGCCGTTCATGACGCGCCTCCGCGCCTTCGGCCGCCTTGTGCGCCGCTACGCCGATGTGGCCGACGCGCTCCTGGTGTACATCGAGGAAGCACACCCGTCAGACGGCTGGGCGAGCTCGGATGCGCCGTACCAGATCCCGCGCCACCGCTGCCTGGAGGAGCGTCTGCGCGCAGCGCGCCTCATGGAGCGCGAGGCGCCGCCCGGTTGCCCCGTGGTGGCGGACGGCATGGAGAACGCGGCCAACGCGGCGTACGGCGCCTACTTCGACCGCCTCTACATTGTGCAGGACGGCAAGGTGGTGTACCAGGGCGGCCGGGGGCCCGAGGGCTACCGCATCTCCGAGCTCAGAGACTGGCTGGATGAGTACAGGAGGCGCCTGCGCGAGAAGACGGACGCCGTGGTTCACATGTAG